A genome region from Methanococcoides burtonii DSM 6242 includes the following:
- a CDS encoding methanogen output domain 1-containing protein, translated as MTEEKRSTILIVDDEPNNVELLEALLFVDYEIMTASGGQEALDIINKENLDLVLLDVMMPEITGYEVCEHIKSSIKTQFLPVIMVTALTEREDRIKGIEAGADDFLSKPVDRLELNTRVRSLIRIKQLQDSLVSERDQLEMQNEVRSIMTNIVPTLLANIPMEQKKIIVHQMVDMVETIIKGTKQGYVAELNSISDAAQLCCDTMNQLGGSYYIDRTDDEDICLIKARKCLWGKVEAHLNPIMCNLTTGVFMRIINQFFPNSNVKVQKTLGNGDQYCHFEILKALKK; from the coding sequence ATGACCGAAGAGAAAAGATCCACCATACTCATTGTAGATGATGAGCCTAACAATGTTGAGCTTCTAGAAGCGTTACTTTTTGTTGATTATGAAATTATGACCGCATCTGGAGGTCAAGAAGCACTTGATATTATCAATAAAGAGAACTTAGACCTTGTTCTTCTGGATGTTATGATGCCAGAAATTACAGGTTATGAGGTTTGTGAACATATAAAATCCTCTATAAAAACGCAATTCCTGCCTGTAATAATGGTCACCGCGTTGACAGAAAGAGAAGATCGAATAAAGGGTATTGAGGCAGGAGCAGATGATTTTCTATCCAAACCTGTCGACCGACTGGAGTTAAACACCAGAGTTAGATCCCTTATTCGGATCAAGCAATTGCAGGATAGCCTCGTTAGCGAGCGAGATCAACTTGAAATGCAGAACGAGGTCCGTTCCATTATGACAAACATTGTTCCTACTCTTTTGGCGAACATACCCATGGAGCAGAAAAAGATAATTGTCCATCAGATGGTTGATATGGTAGAAACAATAATCAAGGGAACTAAGCAGGGCTATGTAGCTGAACTTAATAGTATATCAGATGCCGCACAACTTTGCTGTGATACAATGAACCAACTGGGGGGTTCTTATTATATTGATAGGACAGATGATGAAGATATATGCCTCATCAAGGCCCGGAAATGTCTGTGGGGTAAGGTAGAAGCTCATTTAAATCCGATAATGTGTAATCTCACAACAGGTGTTTTTATGCGTATCATCAACCAATTTTTCCCTAATAGCAATGTGAAAGTGCAAAAAACATTGGGTAATGGCGATCAATACTGTCATTTTGAGATACTAAAGGCTTTAAAAAAATAA
- a CDS encoding RAD55 family ATPase, producing MERISTGIKYLDDKLDGGYPKGKGILITGVPGSGKTIFGLHALDQGCIDGKKCVMVATEESPEDILVQAEMLGLDLKSHMDNGNLEILRVLEQRTRDIAQASEMIKGFSIREINMIGIIDLIPDDTEFVVIDNIGVFAIGMEPKEFRDKFDVLNLLISQKNFTTLLVMDEASYNLTHRIADYSTYGCLKISIKENPYTGNMERYLLITKMRSTNISLDANRYDITSQGIEFHGGGSGNV from the coding sequence ATGGAAAGAATCTCAACTGGAATAAAATACCTTGACGATAAACTTGATGGAGGCTATCCAAAGGGAAAAGGGATCTTAATTACAGGTGTTCCCGGTTCAGGAAAAACCATCTTTGGATTACATGCTTTAGATCAGGGTTGTATTGATGGTAAAAAATGTGTGATGGTAGCGACTGAAGAAAGCCCAGAAGACATACTTGTTCAGGCGGAAATGCTAGGACTGGACCTTAAGAGCCATATGGATAATGGAAATCTGGAAATATTGCGCGTTCTTGAACAAAGGACCCGAGATATAGCACAGGCCTCTGAAATGATAAAAGGTTTTAGCATAAGAGAGATCAATATGATAGGTATCATCGACCTTATTCCAGACGATACCGAATTTGTCGTTATTGACAACATTGGCGTATTTGCCATTGGAATGGAACCTAAGGAATTCAGAGATAAATTTGATGTGCTTAATCTTCTAATTTCACAGAAGAACTTCACCACACTTTTAGTAATGGATGAAGCATCTTACAACCTAACTCATCGGATAGCAGATTATTCCACATATGGATGCCTAAAGATATCCATAAAAGAAAACCCATATACAGGAAATATGGAACGTTACCTTCTTATTACTAAAATGAGGAGTACAAACATCTCACTGGATGCTAATCGTTATGACATAACATCCCAGGGGATAGAATTCCATGGTGGAGGGTCAGGTAATGTCTGA
- the lonB gene encoding ATP-dependent protease LonB gives MEDEMTATEETELFGDDFNTTSSIDVPELMIDQVIGQEHAVEVVKKAASQRRHVMMIGTPGTGKSMLAKAMAELLPKEELEDIMTYPNLEDNNNPKIREVPAGKGREIVLAHKMEARKKAQSRNMMMMFLVLGIVMYSFYVGQLLWGIIAAIMILMLTRQFMPKEELMIPKLIVSNYQKEHAPYIDATGTHAGALLGDVRHDPFQSGGLETPAHDRVESGDIHKSHKGVLFIDEINTLRLESQQSLLTALQEKEYAITGQSERSSGALVKTEPVPCDFIMVAAGNLDAVEKMHPALRSRIKGYGYEVFMRDSMEDTLENRKSLVRFVAQEVVRDGHIPPFDKGAVKEVIRESRRRAGRKGHLTLKFRDLGGLVRVAGDIAHSENAEITTATHVLAAKKIARSIEQQLADSYLERRKDYQLFGKLGAAVGRVNGLAVMGGDSGIVLPIVAEVTPTQSSAGGHVIATGMLKDIAKEAVQNVSAVIKKVTGEDISNHDIHIQFIGTYEGVEGDSASISIATAVISALENIPIDQTVAMTGSLSVRGDVLPIGGATYKIEAAVQAGIKKVIIPKSNEADVLIEDYYKDKVEIIPVTTIAEVIEHSLVGEDKAGIVEKLKNMSNKKIDYAARSKKVAGSDDV, from the coding sequence ATGGAAGACGAAATGACTGCTACGGAAGAAACCGAACTTTTCGGTGATGATTTTAACACTACAAGTTCAATAGATGTACCTGAACTTATGATAGATCAGGTCATCGGGCAGGAGCATGCTGTCGAAGTTGTGAAAAAGGCAGCCAGCCAGAGACGTCATGTCATGATGATAGGTACTCCAGGTACTGGAAAATCAATGCTAGCAAAAGCAATGGCTGAACTTTTACCAAAGGAAGAGCTTGAAGATATAATGACATACCCCAATCTGGAGGATAATAACAACCCAAAGATAAGGGAAGTGCCTGCCGGAAAAGGAAGGGAGATCGTCTTGGCTCACAAGATGGAGGCTCGCAAAAAGGCTCAGTCACGTAATATGATGATGATGTTCCTTGTGCTGGGTATCGTCATGTACTCGTTCTACGTAGGGCAGCTACTGTGGGGTATCATCGCTGCGATCATGATACTTATGCTAACGCGACAGTTCATGCCAAAAGAAGAGCTCATGATACCAAAGCTCATTGTTTCCAATTATCAGAAAGAGCACGCTCCATACATCGATGCGACCGGAACACACGCAGGTGCACTACTCGGCGATGTAAGGCACGACCCATTTCAGTCAGGTGGTCTTGAAACACCTGCGCATGACAGGGTAGAGAGCGGTGATATTCACAAATCACACAAGGGAGTTCTCTTTATTGACGAGATCAATACCCTGAGGCTTGAATCCCAGCAGAGCCTTCTTACAGCATTACAGGAGAAGGAGTATGCTATCACAGGGCAGTCAGAACGCAGTTCAGGTGCTCTGGTAAAGACCGAACCTGTGCCATGTGATTTTATCATGGTGGCAGCAGGTAACCTTGATGCAGTGGAGAAAATGCATCCTGCACTTCGCTCACGTATTAAGGGATATGGATATGAAGTATTCATGCGCGATTCCATGGAAGATACACTTGAGAACCGTAAGTCACTCGTCCGTTTCGTGGCACAGGAGGTCGTACGTGATGGCCACATCCCGCCATTTGATAAGGGCGCAGTGAAAGAGGTTATCAGGGAATCGAGAAGAAGGGCAGGCAGGAAAGGTCATCTTACTCTGAAGTTCCGTGACCTTGGTGGTCTTGTAAGGGTTGCTGGAGACATTGCCCATTCCGAGAATGCGGAGATCACTACTGCAACACATGTTCTTGCAGCAAAGAAGATAGCACGTTCCATCGAACAGCAGCTTGCAGACAGTTATCTCGAAAGGCGAAAGGATTACCAGCTTTTTGGCAAGCTGGGCGCTGCTGTTGGACGGGTCAATGGTCTTGCTGTCATGGGTGGTGATTCCGGTATCGTCCTTCCAATTGTGGCTGAAGTGACACCGACGCAATCTTCCGCCGGAGGTCATGTGATAGCAACAGGCATGTTGAAGGATATTGCAAAGGAAGCTGTCCAGAACGTTTCAGCTGTTATCAAGAAAGTGACCGGTGAGGATATTTCCAATCATGATATCCACATACAGTTCATAGGCACATATGAAGGTGTGGAAGGTGACAGTGCATCGATATCGATCGCAACCGCCGTTATATCTGCACTAGAAAATATTCCAATTGACCAAACCGTCGCTATGACAGGTTCACTATCCGTAAGAGGCGATGTACTTCCTATCGGTGGGGCTACCTACAAGATAGAAGCAGCAGTTCAAGCAGGTATCAAGAAAGTGATCATACCTAAGTCCAATGAAGCGGATGTCCTTATCGAGGATTACTATAAGGATAAGGTCGAGATAATCCCAGTTACAACAATAGCAGAAGTAATCGAACACAGTCTTGTGGGAGAGGATAAGGCCGGTATTGTTGAAAAGCTCAAGAATATGAGCAACAAAAAAATCGATTATGCAGCAAGGAGCAAGAAGGTTGCAGGTAGTGACGATGTCTGA
- a CDS encoding TldD/PmbA family protein, which produces MSEVGFYDVRMIDGTSTSIILDNGNIEEISVNYSKGCGARALCGGSWGFTTAEGEFDLKATIDSASELAAQMNSISPKDEVKLKPVEKPVIKNIPIAKIDPADVPIEEKVQLLKDIEDHAKMDGVSSTSAVYSEASVKVHYISSEGIDCEYSLIRTGFAISAVATENGSYQVGRESRFGVCGFELFEKNDALALARSAGETAVELLEAEQAKGGTLPVILDPELAGVFAHEAVGHASEADLVLEGSSILADRLGEQIASPLVNIIDDPTLHEYGYYPFDSEGVMSSKTTIIKEGVLNSYLHSRETAQALGGTPGNSRAQGYSEPVVRMSNTYIDNGDSNFDEMLEEIGNGMYLTGSRGGQVNTGEGIFQFNAEKGYLIENGEVTRLLRDVSLSGKTLEILNNVALVGNDLKMHSGRCGKGGQLAPVSDGSPHISITKALVGGV; this is translated from the coding sequence ATGTCTGAAGTTGGGTTTTACGATGTCAGAATGATCGATGGAACGTCTACATCGATCATCCTTGACAATGGCAATATTGAGGAAATCTCGGTCAATTACAGCAAAGGGTGCGGTGCTCGTGCTTTATGTGGTGGTTCCTGGGGCTTTACAACTGCAGAAGGCGAGTTCGATCTGAAAGCAACAATTGATTCCGCTTCAGAACTTGCAGCACAGATGAATAGTATTTCTCCAAAGGATGAAGTAAAGCTTAAGCCCGTGGAAAAGCCTGTTATAAAGAACATCCCTATTGCAAAGATCGATCCTGCAGATGTTCCTATTGAGGAAAAGGTACAGTTATTGAAGGATATTGAAGACCATGCAAAGATGGATGGTGTCAGCAGTACTTCAGCAGTCTATTCCGAAGCTTCTGTAAAAGTTCATTATATCAGTTCCGAAGGGATCGATTGCGAATACAGTCTTATCAGAACCGGCTTTGCAATAAGCGCTGTTGCTACTGAAAATGGTTCATATCAGGTTGGAAGGGAAAGCCGCTTTGGAGTATGTGGTTTTGAACTTTTTGAAAAGAACGATGCTCTTGCACTTGCAAGATCTGCCGGTGAGACCGCAGTTGAACTGCTTGAGGCTGAACAGGCGAAGGGAGGCACATTGCCGGTCATACTTGACCCCGAACTTGCAGGCGTATTTGCACATGAGGCAGTAGGCCATGCATCAGAGGCAGATCTTGTGCTAGAAGGAAGTTCTATTCTAGCAGACCGTTTGGGAGAACAGATAGCATCCCCTTTAGTCAATATCATTGATGATCCTACATTACATGAATATGGATACTATCCATTTGATTCCGAAGGTGTCATGTCTTCAAAGACCACGATAATAAAGGAGGGAGTACTCAATTCATATTTGCACTCAAGGGAGACAGCACAGGCCCTTGGTGGAACTCCGGGAAACAGTAGGGCACAGGGTTATTCTGAACCTGTTGTTAGAATGAGCAATACTTACATTGATAATGGCGATTCGAATTTTGATGAAATGCTTGAAGAGATTGGCAATGGGATGTACCTGACAGGCTCAAGAGGCGGTCAGGTGAACACTGGAGAGGGTATCTTCCAGTTCAATGCCGAGAAAGGTTATCTTATTGAGAATGGGGAAGTTACAAGATTACTCCGTGATGTATCCCTTTCGGGCAAGACACTTGAGATATTGAACAATGTTGCATTGGTCGGTAATGATCTCAAGATGCACTCTGGAAGATGTGGAAAGGGTGGTCAGCTTGCACCGGTATCGGATGGTTCGCCTCATATATCGATCACAAAGGCATTGGTAGGGGGAGTCTGA
- a CDS encoding TldD/PmbA family protein — protein MFEHAQKAIELAEKLGADEAEVYISYNHSISADIRKNTIESAKENVSQGIGIRSIINGAVGFASTNNVSRIEDIVNISVSSAKVRESDPEWTSLPSNAKYPAVSGTYDKKISEIGLDDCIGLTGKMIEGALSVPDVNTTSGSFSTSYNKHLIMNTNGVEIVDEGTGVSGFVDVITTKGDLSTAYDFEVSRSLDIDVFGIGASASSLAIRSQNGISIEPKKTNVILHPFAFSDIFENTFEPSIDADNMQKERSSLIGKKGETIATSDLNIIDDGLLEGGIETSISDEEGTPSQRTPIIENGIFKSFLYDNYTAGKDNTSSTGNGMRHSYVSSPSVGPRNLIVEYPSSDVIADTDEGVFINTVIGAHTANAISGDFSVEARNAFTIKDGQLDKPIKSLMLSGNIFEMLNKITGAGSDVRKVGGTVVPSLRIAGMSIVG, from the coding sequence ATGTTCGAACATGCACAGAAAGCTATTGAGCTTGCTGAAAAACTGGGTGCTGATGAAGCAGAAGTATATATTTCCTATAATCACTCTATTTCTGCAGATATCAGGAAGAATACCATCGAATCGGCAAAAGAGAATGTCAGTCAGGGTATTGGTATACGTTCGATAATCAATGGTGCGGTTGGTTTTGCAAGTACGAACAACGTAAGTCGTATCGAGGATATAGTAAATATCTCTGTTTCTTCTGCAAAAGTTAGGGAAAGTGATCCTGAATGGACATCACTCCCATCAAATGCAAAATATCCTGCAGTCTCAGGTACATATGACAAAAAAATAAGTGAGATCGGACTGGACGATTGTATAGGTCTTACAGGAAAGATGATCGAGGGTGCATTATCGGTACCTGATGTCAATACAACCTCCGGAAGCTTTTCAACATCATACAATAAGCACCTCATCATGAATACGAATGGTGTTGAGATCGTTGATGAAGGAACGGGAGTTTCCGGATTTGTGGATGTCATCACTACTAAAGGAGATCTCTCAACAGCTTATGATTTTGAAGTTTCGAGATCACTTGATATCGATGTTTTTGGCATAGGCGCAAGTGCTTCAAGTCTTGCCATCAGATCACAGAACGGTATTTCCATAGAACCGAAGAAGACGAACGTCATTCTGCATCCATTTGCGTTCTCCGATATTTTTGAGAACACATTCGAACCATCTATAGATGCAGATAATATGCAAAAAGAACGCTCTTCACTAATAGGCAAGAAAGGAGAGACCATTGCTACATCGGATCTGAACATTATTGATGATGGATTGCTTGAGGGTGGAATTGAAACCTCCATATCCGATGAAGAAGGAACTCCATCTCAGAGGACCCCTATAATTGAAAATGGTATATTCAAGTCGTTCCTCTATGATAATTATACGGCAGGAAAAGACAATACTTCCAGCACAGGAAACGGAATGAGGCATTCTTATGTATCGTCTCCTTCGGTAGGCCCCAGAAACCTTATCGTGGAATATCCTTCAAGTGATGTAATTGCAGATACCGATGAGGGTGTTTTCATTAATACGGTCATCGGAGCACATACGGCAAATGCGATATCGGGAGATTTCTCGGTCGAGGCCAGAAATGCATTTACGATCAAGGATGGGCAGCTTGATAAGCCTATAAAGTCCCTGATGTTATCAGGCAATATATTCGAGATGCTGAACAAGATCACAGGTGCAGGAAGTGATGTCCGTAAAGTGGGAGGTACTGTGGTGCCGTCTTTGAGAATAGCTGGAATGAGCATTGTAGGTTAA
- a CDS encoding ATP-binding response regulator, whose translation MAENDRIRILVVDDEPDNVELLTAYLSYDYDIVPSYSGNEALQILENSDQVYPDLVLMDIMLKDGMDGVEAANQIHLKYDIPVVYITAYADDNIMQRAKLTEPFGYILKPFEESELRTNIEIALYKHKMESKLKESQKWLTAILNNTGDAMIATDKDGLIKFINPFAEALLGRNLIDVLGKPLNDVFCVESGETGAIVDDPVKKVIREGMFYGLANQTLLVTKDNTKVPVDIIGSPIKGENENVMGILITFCDISDRKRIENLIYSKASESGF comes from the coding sequence ATGGCTGAGAATGACAGAATAAGAATACTCGTAGTCGACGATGAACCTGATAATGTAGAATTGCTTACTGCATATCTATCGTATGATTACGATATAGTTCCATCATACAGTGGGAACGAAGCTCTTCAAATACTGGAAAATTCCGATCAAGTCTACCCTGACCTTGTTTTGATGGATATCATGCTAAAGGATGGTATGGATGGAGTGGAAGCTGCTAACCAGATACATCTCAAATATGACATCCCTGTAGTCTATATCACAGCTTATGCCGATGATAATATTATGCAAAGGGCAAAGTTAACAGAGCCTTTTGGATATATACTCAAACCATTCGAGGAAAGCGAACTCCGTACGAACATAGAGATTGCACTTTATAAGCATAAGATGGAAAGCAAGCTTAAAGAAAGCCAAAAATGGCTTACTGCGATCTTGAACAATACTGGCGATGCTATGATCGCAACTGACAAAGACGGATTGATAAAATTTATCAATCCCTTTGCAGAAGCACTTCTTGGCAGGAATCTGATCGATGTTCTTGGTAAGCCACTGAATGATGTTTTTTGTGTCGAAAGTGGGGAAACCGGAGCTATTGTCGATGATCCTGTGAAGAAAGTGATCCGTGAAGGTATGTTCTATGGACTCGCAAATCAGACGCTTCTTGTTACAAAAGATAATACTAAAGTTCCTGTTGATATCATTGGTTCTCCGATAAAAGGCGAGAATGAAAATGTTATGGGAATACTGATAACTTTCTGTGATATCTCTGATAGAAAACGCATTGAGAACCTTATTTATTCAAAAGCATCAGAGTCTGGTTTCTAA